The region ACCGGCTTCGACGACCTTCCTGCCTCGCGTAATCCAAACGCGGCGCTTGCAGTACTGGCTGACATACTCGAGGTATGGGCATTGTTATTAGGTTCTATCCGACATCCCCGAGATCGAGAAAACCTGAACCCCTTTCCGAAAACATGAGATTTGTGAGCACCCTGTGGCCTAGGTCCTGTGCACGCATTCCCGTTCAAAAAATGGGAATGCGAATGAAAAAATTCAGAATCCTATCGGAAGTATGAGCGATCCAATCGGCGCACGGCGGTGATTGGAACAATTTGCGCAATTCATCGCGGCCGCGCCGTCTGGCCACCCCGTCTAGCTTCCTGGCGGATCAACGGTTTTAAAGCGAGACACCAACCAAGCGCGGCGCAGCAGAAGGGTGCCgaatagaataaaaaaacgTTACATTTTTGTTGATCATCACGACCACTGGCACGGCCATGGCCATAATGCACACGGTGCGCACCGCACGGAATCGCCGCAACCGCCGTCTGTAGCGAATTCCTCGCCTTTTTTATCCCTTTCCAGCCCTTCCAGGGACCCTTCAACCCCATTCTCCGTCGAACCGGGTAGCAGGGAAACGGTTTTAAATTCGAACCTCGGTTTTGTGTGCCACCGGGAGCGGGCTTATGCCTTTGCGCATCTATGCGCCTGATGCACAGCATCAGGATGATGGGAAGCTCGGGAGTCGGATCTCGGAGGCGCGATGAGCGCGCGCAATGCAACGGCGCAACAACGGGCACTGCAGCTGTCGGTTGCGTGGCCAggattcagttttttttttttttcattttttcccgtTGTTGGTACTTCATCGGGATTCCATTCAcctttcaccgccaccgccacctcgCCCTGCAGCGGGTTAAATTTCAAAGCAAGGATGCGCTActggtttttaatttattttttcattatttttcccCCTTCTCGGTGTCGTGTCTGTCTCGGTCGTCTGTTCTGTTCGTTTGTGTTGTGGCCGTTTCCTCGGCCGAATCGGTGAATGAGCCGTGAGATGTGTCTCAAGGAGCTGTTGATTTTCTTGGCTGCGAGGAGTTGTCTGGGCCGCTGAAACCAGATCTGCTAGCGGTTGCCGCGCAACCAGCGCATACGTGGAAGTCGCAAGGCGAAAAGGCAAATGTTGAGGCAAACAACGTGAGGACAGATCGAGGAAGATGACACCAAACCGGTACCCCTTTAAATGCATTTATCATCCTTAGGACAACCTACCCGACGCAACAGTTATCATTCGACATTGGAGCAAAAATCGTGACTATGCGACAGTTTAAAAACTTAATTAATTATAGTGCTTATGCActaaaatggcacaaaatgtTCGCACTTACCTTTGCTATCGTAGCATAAGATTTTTACTGCTAGCATGGAAGGAATATGCTTGGGAGACCACTTTGATTCTTATACACATCATTCACGACATTTATTAGTTACCtgttcccttttttaaatatagGATGACGCAAGCCGAAGCACACTTGATCACGTGATAacattttttcacaaactCTAAAATATTTTAGAGAACCTTCATACAAATTTCAGTTGAATCTTTTAGCCCACTATGATACCGAAACATATGGTCAACAAAAGTTTAGaggagtttgttgtttttgtggatTCTTGATGAGCAAAATCTGTGTAGTTTAAGCAAAGCGAAGAGCTTAATCCGAGTCTTTGTAAAATAGCACTGGCAACAATTTCGTACGAAGAACATGGATGGGATTAGAGGAGAaaatgagcgaaaaaaaagagagaactTAGGCCATTTGAACCAACTATTCAAATCAAGATTAATGTGATTGACTTTGATAGGAGATGTTAAATTGGAAACGACAGAAACCAATTTGTTCAAGTGGTCCTTTATGGACGTGCGTCGCTGTAACGTAGAAACTCACCACACGGGAAGATCGAAATGATCGCGGAAAGTTCGCAGTTTCTCGTTTTCCCGCCGAGAAGCTGTATTTTCGAATTTCCCTtcgtttcccttcctttccaatTTCGTTCAGTTTGTGCATTATGGCTGTGGATCGGTGTGTCACCATTTAAAGTGTACTAAGGCAATAAAGCATAAAGTGTGATTTATTCGTTACTGATTTTACTTCTTCTGCCTCCTTCTCTTTATCTCATTGTATCATGATgaccatttttattatttaaatttcccACCGTCTTGCGCAGCTAGGGTTGCCGCTAGACCTTTTTGACCTCCCCGAAGAAAGTGTTAACCCCCCACGGGTTTCGAACTCTGCTCTTTTATGGAATACttttacacaaacacaggTGGCGTAGCATATGGCTTTGGGGCTTCCTATCGTCTCCTGTTGAATCAATGAAATGGCGTTTGGCAGTTTCCATGTGCcgcgttgcttttttttctattttgtgCTGCATCATTAGTAATTGTCTTTTGTTctctattttcttttcccgAATTCGTTTCTTCATTCGTTAGTTCCTCTTCTTagctttcttgtttttttccagTTCTATCCAAATACGCTAATAAAGAAATATCATACTGGTACTTGATGCCTTACTCGTTACTGACTATTACACACAAATAGAGGTATTCTTTGTAGTTCTAGAGTATCtgtctcgcttttttttcgttatgtTTTGATGCATTTTGACTTTGCGTTTTGAATATAATAGATGATTGGTGGTCCAAATCATAATTCAAGCATATACATTCGCACTCAGCCCTACTTCAGGGTGACGATCCGGTACCATAGCCCTGGCAATGGGTGTGTTTGGGTCACATTGTCGCTCGCATTACTGTAGAGAATCGCGCTTCCGACATGGCCGGAATAAGTGAACGCAAATGGGATAGCTGAGTAGCTCTTACACAATCAAACACATGTTGGTTTGCCTCAGGAAGTGGTAAAACGAATAGAAAtggcaaacaagcaaaaactACAACTGGCAACAGTATAAAGCCACGACTGGCTACTGTAAAATTGCCTTTACATGTTGAACCtgaacacaaaacacatcgcTAGTCCATACTCGTTATGCTGAACCGTTGTGCTAACTCATTTCCGGCACTGGATTTGATTAGTGTTGTGCGTACTTGACTTACGTTGCCCTCGCACGGGTGACGATGCCTAAGACAAAAGGATTCCATTAACACTCTACACAGGAAGCTCTCTTTGCACTAGTCTTCAAGGGAACATCCTAATCCCTATGGATGATGTGTGATCTCTCATGTGCGTACGAGCTTCAAGCTCTTCTGCTATGTTGTGCAGCTGTTGTACGGGCAtcacaagcaaaaaaaaaagagtaaaagAGAGTAATTTTCATTGAATGTTTATGAACATTCCATGAGCGGCTATGAGTGTATTACTGCGGATGAGGGCACAATCGGAGACAGGAACGGCGGGTTTCCAATTTCAAGCAATCATTGCCTTGCGctaattgttgttttatttctattcATTCGGAGCATTGACTCATTTCATTAAATGAGCAATTCACGATCACGGCCGTGTACTGCTACGATAAACCAACAATCCATTGCGACTCGAAATGAGAGAAAGACAATCGAATTATTGAGAAGAGTTTACGTATATATTGCTGAGACGGTTGCTTTTTAAGATTCTGGATTTCCCGATCTAATCTCGCTTGTTCGAAATGCAAAGAAGTAGTGTGATGCGAAAATGTAGTAAGAATAGGTGTGGTGCTGTTTTGCCTAATCGAACGCTATACATGATTGTGACGAGAATGGAACGCGATGCAGGACTTCGATCGGTATCCGATGGATGCAGTGAGATGCTTATAGATTGGACCAGATGACTCGTTGGGATGCGTTATAGAGTTAACttttggctgactggctggctggttggctggtggctgTTTGTGTACGATTTGTTACGAGAAATGAAGAACGAGATTATGAAGTCACCCACCTATCCGGAAAGGCAACGGAAAACATGGCACAAAAGTCAAATCTTATTACGGCAGTTAGTCTCACTTCTCTTCGTCAGCGACCGCCACTAGTTACGGTTTTGCTAATAATGCTGATCACGTACTGCGCGGGCGGATCTGAGTTAAAAGTAGCGTTCCACAGCATGTCCGAAGCCCGAACTGCGCGTAATTTGTTCAAAGGAAAGGGTTGAAGTAAGGGAGCAGACTAACGTCTAACGCGAATCAAAGCGGCATCAAGCTGCAACTGCGCTTCTTGGCCATTCTTCTATTTACTAACTGTTTTCcaagaatgaaacaaaaatatggTGGCCGCAGAATGGAACCGCGACCCAACTATTTCCATTCGTGGCAGTCCTTCGTGTATATAAAAAGTGTTAATCCTAAGTGTTGTCATACTTCCACGTAAAATGTTCCAAAAAGAGGGAGTCAGTCAGTGTCGACTGTTCTGCTCCGCGTTAGGGTTTCGTTTCATGgttcgcgctgctgcttcctacCGTTGTCGTACTACTTGCTCGGTGTCGTTTATCATGTCAGCCCCGTCTATCTGTCCTTAGTTTAATGGAACTCATCACTCTTCGCTGGCACCAACCACCCACGCCCATACGTAGCCTGGCATACACAGCAGCTTCTCATTCTAAATCTTCCCGTCTCTATTATTTCCCTCAAAAGAAATATTAGGATTCGGGAAGCGCATACGCTACTGCTCATTCTATCAGTAGGCGTTTCTTAACCTGCTGCCTGCCATTATCGTTTAGCATTCAACTTAAAGATACGTATATTatcttgttttcttgttttgttctgtGGTTGTGTATAGTATTTCATAGTTTTTAGCAATAGTTTCTACCTCACTAGCTTCTGCTTCGCCCGCATCGCATTCTCGTCACTGCAGCACGATGAACTCCTATCAACAATCATTCGCGATGCCAAGCGTTATTTTATACAGATCAGCAAAATTTACAATCGCCCTATGTAAGAACTCATATTGTGCCTGTAAAAAGAGAGTGACAAAAGAAATGGTAAGTTACCGGAACCACCTCATGCAATGTAGCATTTCCCAACCCCGAACTTACAAATGTCTGTATCATTAGACTACGCTGTGCACGAAGCTTTCGCACGACGGTACAGATGTCTACGCGTTTCTCCGTCTTTAACTGCATCACTAGTATACACATAGCGACAAAGAGTGAACTCTTGTCGGTGCCAAGGCTGGAATGGAACATAAAACGGTAAATAAACGATCGAACAAACAGGAGTTATACACCGCACTACACTTTACCTGCAATGTACGGCAATCGTGAAGATGTCTTGCTGCTGGGAGCAATGTTTCTGTGCTTGATTCACGATCTCGATCATACCACGCGTTACCTCTGGCACCTCGCCCTCCACCGTTGGCCAACCATTGTACTGAAACTGCGTAACGGCGATCATGTCGTTAGTCTTGCAGTTGGTCACGGTGAACTCGCGCTTGGTGTAGTAGGGACCACTTTCGCTCTGAATGTATCTGACAAGTAGATGCTCGTACTTCATTTCCTCATCGGCCCAATATCGAGGACACTTATTCGGACCATCACCAATCTGAGAAACGAGGTAGTAAACGTAGAGCGTTACATACTTCGCCATAGACgacaaaacgcaaaacacaaaGTAGTAGACAAACCTCTGAAAACATGACGATCGTTTTAACGCGTTGCTCCAGAATCATGCGCCAAAAGTCGAAGATCGTTTCCTCCATCGGATCCTGTGTCACGATGAAgttgttttcgtcgtcgtaccCATCGATGAAGGATGCATTGATGTAGGTACAATTGTCACGTCCCGGTATCGGTGCCAGTATGACGCGATTCTTGTCATACGGAATGCACGCCTCGGATcgattctttttcttgttctcttcgcacgaaccgatcgttgttgtttttcgcgTGTCCTCCTGGAACGCTTTTAGGCGCTGTACGGGCAATGGATATTCATTATCTGGCTCAATACTTGTCTCatgtttggttttcctttccgaCCTACCTGGAACTGATGCTCCAGCCGCGAGATTTCCACATTCTCCGACGACGGTTGCTTCAAGGCTTCGACCGTGCTTGCTAGTGACTTGTGGTCGATCTCAGTATCACCAAAGTATGCCAGCTCGGCCAGGGCGCGATAAAGGAAGATGTATTGTTTCTGTGAAGGGTAAGGGGAAACATCGAACACCGTTCGTAGCATTGCCGCCAGTCGCAATCGAATAAAACGATACATACCAGTGACTGAACGAGGAAATTTCTTTGATAGCGCATATCACAAACGGTGTTGAAGATAAACACCTGGCCTTCTTCATGTAGCTGCTGTGTGAGCGTATCGAGCGCTACGAACGTACCGGTACGGCCAACACCCGCACTACAGTGCACAAGAATCGGACCGCGTTGGAGTGAATATTCTGAGTTGATACGGTTGATGAACTTCGTGATGCCCTGTGGGTGTTCCGGCGCCATGAAATCCTTCCATGCCAGATAGTGATACTGGCTGATTTCCCGCGATGTCTCCTCTCCTGAGCTCGCCGATCGTTTCGTAACCTTATGTGGCAAAAAGAAGACAATCAAAAACCAAGCCGGGACGTACTAGCGTAATGCCACCGATACCAACCTTGAGCATACGGATGATATAGTCAGGGTGGTAGGTGATTGATTGGAAGGTGATCAGCAGATCGCCGTACTGGATCGAATCGTTCGTACATTCGGGCCAGTACTTTGCACATTTGGTCTTGTTGTACTCCTCGAGATTCGTTAGCATCACAATGATCTCGAGATGCTGCTCCCAGATCATGCGCCAGAAGTCATTGATCGTCGCATCCATCGGACCCTGGGCGCAGATAAACTTCTTGCGCTCCTTGTAGCCGATCACGAAGTTCGCATTTATGTAATCCGAACTAGAGAGCCCGTTCAGCTGCATCAGCTTGACACGTGTTTGATCGTATGCTTTAATGTCCGGGTACCGGTTCTTTGGCATGTTCTCCTTCATGTCCGAGTTCTTGGTCGTCCGATCGATGAACTTATCGGGCAGCAGCTCAAACTCGTGCTGGAACCCGTAGTCCGAATCCTTGTGCTTCTCGTTGTACGCCTTCGGTAGATCGTCTTTGGAGATTGGCGGCAGGACGGGCGGTTTGGCGCTGCTGGAACCGAGcaaatgacgatgatgaacatTAGCACCTCGGCCACCATTGCACAGCGCACGTCTACGAAAAAGAGTGGGGAGGGATGGGTGTTAGCGCGGGTTGTTCAATGATGCGTCACTCACGCCACGACCCTTTCTTGATGAAAGGAGCACTTGATCCTGCATCCCGGCTTGAGACCATTAAGAGAGGTTCCTGTTTATACAGTTCTCTTTCAATATATCGCTCATCAGCCACTGTGCATTTTTGCCTGCACACCGTGTTCTCAAACACATGGAGactgaagcataaaaaaactgCGATACTCAATGGCAGGAGCGCTACCCTTGGGCCATTCTGCTATTCCGAATGAACAATCGTTATCGTGGGTCGCATATCAATTTGGTTGCAGTTCGCATTTCAATGTGGACCAACGAGAATGGGTAAAGAATCACCGGAAACAAAGGAGATTAGGAACATGGCCAACTAAACAGACCACAAATGATTCATTCTCAGCCACCGGGCACACTTATTCATTACGCAGTGGCATTGATCTATGATTCAGGCCTAATATGAACCAATAGCAGGCTGTGCATGATAGAGAGCAGAAGACTTGCAATGAAGCTGCACTCTTGCAAAGAACATGGAATTcaataaatcacattatgtaaaatatataaaaagctCCAAACAGATAACTCTGTGTGGGAACCGTTTGTATATTTCACACGAACAGCAGTCAGGTGGGGTGAGGAGGATAGGAATCAAGGAGCTGAAAATCTAAACTTGCCTCAACGAATCTCCCAGACTGATGGCTTCGCCTTCCTGTGCAATGTTGTTGGTGAAGTGACGATGCAAGAAGCATAGAACGAGCAGTACGCACAGTACGACCGCAATCAGTGCACACAGCAcctggatgatgatgtgtaGAATCTCGGAAATATTATCTTGGGTGCTACTAATGTGTATGAATGGTCCTCCCGGTAGCTCCTTGAAGTACTCACTGTACACTGACACATAGTTCGCTTCACTGGTAGTTGTTTGCACTGGGAATCAGATAGTGAGATAGTGGTATCATTGATAGTGTATCATTTAAACGCCAGTCTAACTTACCAACTATTTCCACAAATCCCGTATAGTTACTGTAGTCATCAATAAATCCATCTTGAATCGTCTCGTAGTTTCCGTGGGCTTTGGAGAATGTATCTCGCTTGCCATGGCTCGACGACGCTTTGCGTTCATCCTCTAGCGCTACCGCTTCGTTCCCTGTTCTGCTTTcaccagtagtagcagcatcagtagcagcagtaggacCTGCTTCGTTATTCGGTAGCTCATAATTTGAAGGTACCTGAGTTGTGGTGcctaaagaaaacaaatttgttaACGACTTTCAATTGTCCGCACTGTTTTCCTATACTCACCCGTCGGTTCAGCCGAAACCAAAGAACGACGCAGATGAAGACACTGCTGGCACACCCTTCCGACCGAATTGGTCTTTCCATCGCCGACAAACACATCGGTTGTGTTGAGCGGAGTGATAAACACTTCGGCCAGATAAGTGCCTCCAGCGGTTTCCGATGCATGGGCCTCGGCGTAGCTTGTAATGTGCACATTCTCAGGCGAGTCAGGCAACGTCTTGTGCTGCCCGTTGAGCCGCGTCAAATAGATCTTGTAACAGCAGATTGGCCCATTGCGCTCTGGGAATCGTGGTAACACTACCTTAAAGAACCAATTTCCTTCCTCATCGCGTTGCTTGGCCCAGGTAATGCGCCCAAGCTGACTGGGTGTCGTCGGTGGCATGGTACAGCTGGCCGTAACCGCTGCACCGGGGCGTCTTGAGCGCGTATGAGCAGCCACGGTCACGGTATAGTTCGTGTTCGCCGGTACATTGTCGTAGTCGACGTTTCGGGTATTTGGGTTGCTGTGCATCACCTTCGGGCCCCAGGTGTCCTTCTTTGGCTCACCGTACTCGGACTTGTAGTGCGAGACACCGGTCATCGTTGCTTGATATGTCATGATCTTGCCATTCGGGAGCTCGGGCACCTCCCAGCGAACCTGCACAACGTTGCGTTGGGTGATGTTGAAATGTGTGCAGCTGATTTTGATGTTGCgtggcggcgacgatggccCGTCGCTAGTCGTACCGTTCACCGGTACGGACCAGTTGCCACACAACTTCGTCAGCTCACTACAGGCTCGCACGCGAAACGTATAGTCCGATGCCATCTCCAagttattgaaaaaaatcgttatGAAGCGCTCTGCACTGAAATAGGTGATTTCGTTCTTCTTGGCCGTGTCATTCCACATCTCAGCCTCGTAATAGTGGATGAAATGGCTTAGGTTGGCCGGAGGCTCTGACGGTTTGATCGTTATGGAAGTGGACGTGCTGCCGGTGACATCAATGACCGGCGTAAAGCTAGGATCCGTTTTTAGCGTCCTGATCATTTCCTTGTACTCGGACTGCTTACTCAGCCCCTGACTGTTAACAGCACCGATTCCGATCGTGTAATCCGTGTCGCTGTCGAATCCATCGAGTACGTAAAACGAGTTGTTTCCGGCGATTTGTTCGCGATAGTAAGTGGTAGTTTGATCACCCGCCTTTCTGTAGGTGACAATGTAATTCTTAATCGGATCATTACCATCGTTCACCGTCCAGTTGAGATAGATTTTGTTCGCACCGACCGCCGCAGCGTAATCGATCGTCACCTGCGGTACGTCTAGCACTAGCAGCGTCATCGATTTCTTCACCGGTTGTCCCGGATTATCTAGGAGTTGACTCGACGGCACAACGGTACACGAATACGTTCCATTTTGTGCTTTCGTTGGATTTTCGAACGTTAGTGTGGTATTCAGTAGCGTAGCGTTTACGAAGATCTGCTCTATGTTGTTGATCAGTGGCCGATAATTTTTATCCCCGTGGGCATCTTCCTTCAACCAGTAGATGGAGTTGTTGAATAACGACAAAGGAAATGCCTTGATGACGCAGTACAGCTGCTGGGTCGTTGttgatttggttttgattCGCTGCTGGCTAGATGCAACAATCTTTGGTAGTATGATGGTGCGCACCACATACGACGTGTTCCGGCCCGACTCTAGATCGTAGCAAGTATAATTGCCCTCGTCCGACTTGGTATAATTGCGGATGGTTAActggtggaaaagtttggcCGTTTTGTTCTCATCGACCACGTCCAGCCCCACACCCTCACTGCCTGCGGACTCAACGCCAACGGGCAACCATTCCGACCGTAGCGCCTCATTGCTGTCCACTATCTGAAAGGTTATTCTGAAAAGAGTAAGAGGGGAATCGGTTAGATGATCTTGGTGGGCCGGGAGGGCGGATGTAGCTGTTCACCGTGTATCGTTTATGTTTTGGCCATTGTACTGCCATGTGATGCTGTGCGTGTCTGTGGTGGCACAGGGCAGCGTTCCGTTGTCGCCGACATTGAAGTATTTCTCCCGTACTGTAAGAACAAATGAGAAAAACCCTTTTGACGTGACTCACACTCACACAGCAGACGGCGCCTACTAAGGCGCCGCCACCGGCATCTGGAACCGGGGCCCTTGGTTACCTTGGTTATCGTTCGCAGCAACCTGCAGCtgacagacgacgacggcgacataCACGACACTCGGAAGCCAGCACAGAGCGGCTTGCCCTTTCCACATTGCTCGCCCTCGTCGCACGGCCACAcggcacaacacacacaataggagcagcaacaacagaagacTTGCGGCCGCGGTCACCGGTAAACTAGTTGTGCGTGctggaactggctggctggctcggttcAGCGGATGGCGAATTCGGACCGCTCCCGTATCAATTCATAGAACACACCCAAAGTAGTTGACGAAGAATGACGCCGTCGCCGTTCTGTCCCCACCGTCCACCACCCCCCTGGCATCAATCACCGGCTCCTCTCGATTGTTGCTAGCTAGCGTTAGCACAATGTCTTTATCGTCGACTGCCTCTGCGCTATTATCGGTGGCCACACGGAACGCTCCCCCCTTCTGGCACTGCGCCGTGAGGCGGCTTATCACGCTTGCCTCAACACACACCCGGATTCGtcacggcgacggtggcggcggccggcACGAGCTGCACTTTACTTGATCGGCTACACACGGGGACACACACGACGAccatggaaaaagggaaaactagTGCTCGGCAGGCATTTTGTGGGCCGCTGGGTGGCGATTTTTCAGAgccggaatggaaaacaaaactgtcCAATTTGTTGGGCTCATGAAAAAGAGCACCCCATCGTTTGGCAGAGGATTGTATCCCTTTTATCGTTTTTATCGTGCATGccgattttttcaaattaaccGTTGAAGTTTGAAATCCCATCGACCAGGATCGCAGGTCACAGAAAATCAAACCACATAAACCCCAACTACACCCGAGCAGTCTCATTGAGCACTAGTTAGTAGAACAAATTCGATTCATTGTGGCTCTGTTGAATCATCTGCGACAGATCGCATATCTTTTATTTACTATGACTCATAATCGCTCACACTAAATACGGAAAGAATCAATGGGAAAGCAACTCCGGATAAACCGTGGATTACATCACAAGCAGACGGCGCAGATtactcatctcatctcgcacGCGTGGTCAGCTTTTCCCGAATGTTTGCGGGAGAAATGCGGGTCACCGCTGATTCATTCAACCGCAGCACACAA is a window of Anopheles aquasalis chromosome 2, idAnoAquaMG_Q_19, whole genome shotgun sequence DNA encoding:
- the LOC126573305 gene encoding tyrosine-protein phosphatase 69D isoform X2; protein product: MWKGQAALCWLPSVVYVAVVVCQLQVAANDNQVREKYFNVGDNGTLPCATTDTHSITWQYNGQNINDTRITFQIVDSNEALRSEWLPVGVESAGSEGVGLDVVDENKTAKLFHQLTIRNYTKSDEGNYTCYDLESGRNTSYVVRTIILPKIVASSQQRIKTKSTTTQQLYCVIKAFPLSLFNNSIYWLKEDAHGDKNYRPLINNIEQIFVNATLLNTTLTFENPTKAQNGTYSCTVVPSSQLLDNPGQPVKKSMTLLVLDVPQVTIDYAAAVGANKIYLNWTVNDGNDPIKNYIVTYRKAGDQTTTYYREQIAGNNSFYVLDGFDSDTDYTIGIGAVNSQGLSKQSEYKEMIRTLKTDPSFTPVIDVTGSTSTSITIKPSEPPANLSHFIHYYEAEMWNDTAKKNEITYFSAERFITIFFNNLEMASDYTFRVRACSELTKLCGNWSVPVNGTTSDGPSSPPRNIKISCTHFNITQRNVVQVRWEVPELPNGKIMTYQATMTGVSHYKSEYGEPKKDTWGPKVMHSNPNTRNVDYDNVPANTNYTVTVAAHTRSRRPGAAVTASCTMPPTTPSQLGRITWAKQRDEEGNWFFKVVLPRFPERNGPICCYKIYLTRLNGQHKTLPDSPENVHITSYAEAHASETAGGTYLAEVFITPLNTTDVFVGDGKTNSVGRVCQQCLHLRRSLVSAEPTGTTTQVPSNYELPNNEAGPTAATDAATTGESRTGNEAVALEDERKASSSHGKRDTFSKAHGNYETIQDGFIDDYSNYTGFVEIVVQTTTSEANYVSVYSEYFKELPGGPFIHISSTQDNISEILHIIIQVLCALIAVVLCVLLVLCFLHRHFTNNIAQEGEAISLGDSLSAKPPVLPPISKDDLPKAYNEKHKDSDYGFQHEFELLPDKFIDRTTKNSDMKENMPKNRYPDIKAYDQTRVKLMQLNGLSSSDYINANFVIGYKERKKFICAQGPMDATINDFWRMIWEQHLEIIVMLTNLEEYNKTKCAKYWPECTNDSIQYGDLLITFQSITYHPDYIIRMLKVTKRSASSGEETSREISQYHYLAWKDFMAPEHPQGITKFINRINSEYSLQRGPILVHCSAGVGRTGTFVALDTLTQQLHEEGQVFIFNTVCDMRYQRNFLVQSLKQYIFLYRALAELAYFGDTEIDHKSLASTVEALKQPSSENVEISRLEHQFQRLKAFQEDTRKTTTIGSCEENKKKNRSEACIPYDKNRVILAPIPGRDNCTYINASFIDGYDDENNFIVTQDPMEETIFDFWRMILEQRVKTIVMFSEIGDGPNKCPRYWADEEMKYEHLLVRYIQSESGPYYTKREFTVTNCKTNDMIAVTQFQYNGWPTVEGEVPEVTRGMIEIVNQAQKHCSQQQDIFTIAVHCSLGTDKSSLFVAMCILVMQLKTEKRVDICTVVRKLRAQRSLMIQTFAQYEFLHRAIVNFADLYKITLGIANDC
- the LOC126573305 gene encoding tyrosine-protein phosphatase 69D isoform X1, producing the protein MWKGQAALCWLPSVVYVAVVVCQLQVAANDNQVREKYFNVGDNGTLPCATTDTHSITWQYNGQNINDTRITFQIVDSNEALRSEWLPVGVESAGSEGVGLDVVDENKTAKLFHQLTIRNYTKSDEGNYTCYDLESGRNTSYVVRTIILPKIVASSQQRIKTKSTTTQQLYCVIKAFPLSLFNNSIYWLKEDAHGDKNYRPLINNIEQIFVNATLLNTTLTFENPTKAQNGTYSCTVVPSSQLLDNPGQPVKKSMTLLVLDVPQVTIDYAAAVGANKIYLNWTVNDGNDPIKNYIVTYRKAGDQTTTYYREQIAGNNSFYVLDGFDSDTDYTIGIGAVNSQGLSKQSEYKEMIRTLKTDPSFTPVIDVTGSTSTSITIKPSEPPANLSHFIHYYEAEMWNDTAKKNEITYFSAERFITIFFNNLEMASDYTFRVRACSELTKLCGNWSVPVNGTTSDGPSSPPRNIKISCTHFNITQRNVVQVRWEVPELPNGKIMTYQATMTGVSHYKSEYGEPKKDTWGPKVMHSNPNTRNVDYDNVPANTNYTVTVAAHTRSRRPGAAVTASCTMPPTTPSQLGRITWAKQRDEEGNWFFKVVLPRFPERNGPICCYKIYLTRLNGQHKTLPDSPENVHITSYAEAHASETAGGTYLAEVFITPLNTTDVFVGDGKTNSVGRVCQQCLHLRRSLVSAEPTGTTTQVPSNYELPNNEAGPTAATDAATTGESRTGNEAVALEDERKASSSHGKRDTFSKAHGNYETIQDGFIDDYSNYTGFVEIVVQTTTSEANYVSVYSEYFKELPGGPFIHISSTQDNISEILHIIIQVLCALIAVVLCVLLVLCFLHRHFTNNIAQEGEAISLGDSLRRALCNGGRGANVHHRHLLGSSSAKPPVLPPISKDDLPKAYNEKHKDSDYGFQHEFELLPDKFIDRTTKNSDMKENMPKNRYPDIKAYDQTRVKLMQLNGLSSSDYINANFVIGYKERKKFICAQGPMDATINDFWRMIWEQHLEIIVMLTNLEEYNKTKCAKYWPECTNDSIQYGDLLITFQSITYHPDYIIRMLKVTKRSASSGEETSREISQYHYLAWKDFMAPEHPQGITKFINRINSEYSLQRGPILVHCSAGVGRTGTFVALDTLTQQLHEEGQVFIFNTVCDMRYQRNFLVQSLKQYIFLYRALAELAYFGDTEIDHKSLASTVEALKQPSSENVEISRLEHQFQRLKAFQEDTRKTTTIGSCEENKKKNRSEACIPYDKNRVILAPIPGRDNCTYINASFIDGYDDENNFIVTQDPMEETIFDFWRMILEQRVKTIVMFSEIGDGPNKCPRYWADEEMKYEHLLVRYIQSESGPYYTKREFTVTNCKTNDMIAVTQFQYNGWPTVEGEVPEVTRGMIEIVNQAQKHCSQQQDIFTIAVHCSLGTDKSSLFVAMCILVMQLKTEKRVDICTVVRKLRAQRSLMIQTFAQYEFLHRAIVNFADLYKITLGIANDC